The sequence tgactcaaattattttttagatatatataatagatgtcGAACCCCAGCAATGTGCATATGTTTGTTTCATAGAAAGGTTggaattaattttgttttatccCTTTCCTTATTCGTAATTGACAAatcaatggaaaaaaaaataacaggTCGAGTTCAAGGAGTGCTTAAGAATTGATTTTCTCATTCCTGAATATTCGATGTGGGAAACTCAACAATATTGCATACACCTAAGCTTGTCAATTGAAACGTAGACGATATAATACAAAGtctaatattaataaataaaaattgagataTGGACGTAACTCTGATATCGTGATAATGCTTTGAACAGGTATAACGAGGCCAGGGCTGCTGCAGTGGTGAGACAAATAGCTAAGGGACTTGAGGCGTTACATGGGGCAAACATAGTTCATAGGGACTTGAAACCAGAAAActgtttatttttaaacaaaGATGAGAATTCACCATTAAAGATTATGGACTTTGGTCTTAGCTCTTTTGAGGATTTTGCAGATCCAGTGGTTGGTTTATTTGGTTCAATTGATTATGTTTCACCAGAAGCACTTTCAAGGGATAAAATCACTACTAAGACTGATATTTGGTCACTTGGTGTTATTCTTTACATTCTTCTCTCCGGGTTAGTACGTACATTcgtattattaatattttttgtactatCAGATCATTTTAGATTATTATAGCAGATaaacatgttttattttaaatatttaaactataaatttcatatcttaAAGAAGACGTACTTATAGCTTTGTAAGAAATCAGTTAAACATCCAAAGAATAGCAATTACGAATTTTTTTGCGatatcaaagaaaaaagattaatttGAATAGATTTCCTAGGTACTAAGTAACCACCTCAATTATTGTGCattgttttattatattgtttaaCATGTTGTATacatcatattatttattaaaattttctcattatataattatgaagGAACCTAACTCATACCTTCCCCCATTAAGGACAATATTAGAAGTAGCTAACTTTAAAGTCTTAAGGGGAAACAATGGACACAAAATAGCAAAATATTTAGTGTAATTtcactagcgaaattgaaaattacaaatatataatataaagcacatgttattgatgttttattaatataaaatataatataacttcAGGTACCCACCTTTCTTCGCACCGTCCAATCGTCAAAAGCAACAAATGATATTAAATGTAAGTCACCCTTCCTattatttcacataaaaaaattaatttattttcctctattaaaatttaacaaattaatGCAGGGACAATTTAGCTTTGATGAGAAAACATGGAAGAATATATCTTCATCAGCAAAACAACTAATTTCCAATCTTTTAAAAGTTGATCCCAACATGAGGCCTACTGCTCAACAGGTATTATATATACGGTATAATTTTTTGATCTGCTCATGACATGTAATAATAATTAGCTGAGGTGTACGTAAACTGATATAACGTAGATAGTTGAAGATGCATGGGTGAGGGGAGAGTTAGCAAAGGAAGAAGAAACGGACGCTGAGATTGTATCTCGTCTACAAAGCTTCAACGCGCGGCGTAAGTTTCGTGCAGCAGCTATGGCTAGTGTTCTCAGCAGTAGTTTTAGTTTGAGAagtaaaaaattgaagaaattagtTGGTTCATCATATGATCTCAAGCCTCAAGAATTAGAAAAATTGAGTcacattttcaagaaaatgtaagtttagtattatttattattattactatacgTTATGAAATTTGTTACTATTATGTTTTgttgtaattgtatatatagatgcaaaaatggagaaaatgCAACATTGTTGGAGTTTGAAGAGGTGTTAAAAGCAATGGAAATGACATCATTAGTGGGATTAGCAGAGAGGATATTTGATCTATTTGATCACAATCGTGATGGAACGGTTGATATGAGAGAGATAATTGGTGGCTTCTCTAGTCTCAAATATTCACAAGGGGATGATGCACTTCGTCTATGTTTTCAGGTACGAGTCTCATGCTCCTAAAAGAGTTTAAGGTCACTTAATGTGTCATCGAGGGTGTATATGAGTTTAGTTAGTCAAACAGATGAGTATTTTTGAGAGCGTCTGACAGTTTAGGAACTAAACTGATAATTTTGCTTTCAAgtgttttcaatacttcaatttAATGTTATGAGGTACCAATATATGATAcaattgtaatttaatttgcACCTCaatgaatatttattataatttatatgttaattttgatacttcaatttttttttgtaatcagTTGTATGATACTGATCGATCAGGCTGCATTAGCAAGGAAGAAGTTGCATCCATGTTGAGAGTAATAATTCTATTCCTTTTCTTATATTTTGCGAgtcaaacaattttttattagtattttcaCGTGATCCTCAAAAATGTacgtttttatttaaataatttgatgaaaatattgtAGGCACTTCCTGAAGATTGTCTTCCATTGGATATAACAGAAGCTGGAAAACTTGATGAGATATTTGATTTAATGGATGCAAATAGTGATGGCAAAGTCACTTTTGATGAGTTTAAAGCTGCTATGCAAAGAGATAGTTCACTTCAAGATGTTGTACTATCCTCACTTCGtcctaattaattattatattttaattatttgtacgTACCACACTgtactaattatatttataatctcttaacttttcttcacatttcattttattatcacTACTCACATGAGTAGTTAATTGGGAAGCTTTATTCTacatataaatgtatttttctttttcactacTAGCTATTATCGCATGTAgttttttatcctttattttatgttactaTATCCTTATTGTTTCGGCCCCCTTTTTTATCAAGTTTTCAAAGGATTATTGGGAACAACCCAGTTATGATTATTGTTTCGGCCCCCTTTTTTATCAAGTTTTCAAAGGATTATTGGGAACAACCCAGTTATGGTTCTGAGGCAGAGATAAGATCTGAATATACTatattttcttgagaaaatatataagtatttcCTGAATTATACTTGAAATTTCAAAGACATATTTATACTGTATTAAGATTCTATTACTTCTGAActtgttttataaataatttttcacttttttttttgacttagtAAAGTAAAAATGTGtgatttcggacatagattgGGACTACTTATACATTTttcctaattctctttattacACTTGTTATATATACTATACTCTAAAGACGGTGcttgttataaaattaaataatctgTCATAGTAAGATTAAGATCAATCATACTAAAAATAATCTAGAATGAAGGCAAAAAGAAGGGTTTTTCTGAAGAGAAAAGCTTGTGTGATGAAGAAGACAATGGAGCTTTGTGACATCAAGGCTTGTGTGATCATCAAGGCAATGTAAAATTTTACTAATGGTGTATTAACACAATATATGTTTAGGTATTGCccattgtattatattattattagtcTAAATACAATATTTGTTACATAAATTCCATCATGGTACACTAGCTCAAGcttcttttatatttcattGATAATGCATTTCTTGGATTAAACAAGAAAAGAGTAGCAATTCCATTTCTGCAAATACTTAGATATTATGGTTGTTTGATGGTTCATGTCATGGAATCATTTCACGGatggaaactagcaatgcagtGAGAGATTGTAATAGAAATTACTACGTTTTCACTACTATACTGGAATAAACATTTTCCTCAAACAGTGTCCATCCAACAAATTCAAAAGCAAGGTTTCATGAGGAGAGTAAATCATTCACCCGATTATCATCTTGACAGAAAAAATTCAGCTGGTTCCTTCACAATTCAAATCAGcaataataatgaataaagcaacacttctctctagtttcttgtATATAAGACAAAAATGAGCAAGCTGCTGTGGTATATATCATTCATAGTATATAACAGAGAAGATGAAATCCAGTTACGATACCCCCCGCGTCCAGCAGGCCTTGATAGATATATTGCCAATACAATGAAGCTCTGCTGATTACCTGACTGATCCAAATCTCTGCCATTCAAAACTGATACAACTATGAACTAGTTGCGCTTCTTTTCTAGACTTGCTGCTACACGACGTTGCCTTTGCTTCCAGGCAGGCATCTTACCAGGGAAAGCCCACCTTAACAACCTTTCCCACGCATAGCAGACCAAAAATGTCATGAATGCCCAAATCAGCAGCTTATCTCTCAACCCTTTTGGCATACGAACTAACTTCAACCAGTCATTTAAGTCCCTAAACAAATCTGAGGTAATAACTGTGAAGAAACCCACCGCAGCCAAAAGTGCGTATAAGAATGGTTTGTTTTCAGGTATGCTCTGGTTGAAAGGGTGGCCCATGTAGTTCACAGCAAACGTTGCTACCTGTAGCATCAACCCCACCATGTAGGAAACCGTATTAACAAGGTTTGGATGAAACTCCGAGTCTGGCTCAATGCATTCGTCCGGCATGTACTTGGCAGCTTCATTAACAGAGGAAATTAAGAAAAGTAGGTGGATAGCAAATTGTCCAAGCAGAGAGAGGAAGACATAGGCACAGAAAATGTTAGGATGGGGTCGCTCAGCTGAAAGTGTCGGAAGGGGCCGAGCATGTGAGATAAACAGAAAGAAGGCTGCAGTGAAGACCCCACTGATTGTAGCTTGAATATCACCCAACTTGACACCATCTAAATACATTACACTCAGGACATAGGCAGTAGCAAGGCAGTTTAGTCCAAGTATCTTAAACATCTGCAGGGTGGTTACTAGAGTACTACGACCTTGACGAATGATATCAGTGGTAGGGCAGACAGAAGCATGTTTTGCAGTGAATGGTGATGCCATTGATGCGTCCCCAAGTTTGACAATTGGTGCCTGACCATCACCTCCTCCCTCATTAAGCTCATCCATGAGTTTCTTCAGCTTCTGCCGCTGCATCTCCGCAGGTGTAAGATGGCGATTACCAGCTTGGCTGCTGCTGGTAGCTTTACTTTTTGAAGCACCTTCACCATTTTCTGTAGCAGATTTAAGTTTCTTCAACTTGGCAGGTTTTGCAGTATCATTTTTAGATGATCCATCAGAAGACTTTTGCCCTTTAGGGGGAGGTATTGCATTAAGTAGAGCTACTCCCACATGTGCCTGAAAGAAGCAAATCCCACTAGTCTCACTTATCGGAAAAATGGTTATCACCCAAAAAGAATATTACAACACGGAAGAAGCATACTATGCAGTTAAGTAAAACTATAAAGCAGGCNGAGGAGAGTAAATCATTCACCCGATTATCATCTTGACAGAAAAAATTCAGCTGGTTCCTTCACAATTCAAATCAGcaataataatgaataaagcaacacttctctctagtttcttgtATATAAGACAAAAATGAGCAAGCTGCTGTGGTATATATCATTCATAGTATATAACAGAGAAGATGAAATCCAGTTACGATACCCCCCCGCGTCCAGCAGGCCTTGATAGATATATTGCCAATACAATGAAGCTCTGCTGATTACCTGACTGATCCAAATCTCTGCCATTCAAAACTGATACAACTATGAACTAGTTGCGCTTCTTTTCTAGACTTGCTGCTACACGACGTTGCCTTTGCTTCCAGGCAGGCATCTTACCAGGGAAAGCCCACCTTAACAACCTTTCCCACGCATAGCAGACCAAAAATGTCATGAATGCCCAAATCAGCAGCTTATCTCTCAACCCTTTTGGCATACGAACTAACTTCAACCAGTCATTTAAGTCCCTAAACAAATCTGAGGTAATAACTGTGAAGAAACCCACCGCAGCCAAAAGTGCGTATAAGAATGGTTTGTTTTCAGGTATGCTCTGGTTGAAAGGGTGGCCCATGTAGTTCACAGCAAACGTTGCTACCTGTAGCATCAACCCCACCATGTAGGAAACCGTATTAACAAGGTTTGGATGAAACTCCGAGTCTGGCTCAATGCATTCGTCCGGCATGTACTTGGCAGCTTCATTAACAGAGGAAATTAAGAAAAGTAGGTGGATAGCAAATTGTCCAAGCAGAGAGAGGAAGACATAGGCACAGAAAATGTTAGGATGGGGTCGCTCAGCTGAAAGTGTCGGAAGGGGCCGAGCATGTGAGATAAACAGAAAGAAGGCTGCAGTGAAGACCCCACTGATTGTAGCTTGAATATCACCCAACTTGACACCATCTAAATACATTACACTCAGGACATAGGCAGTAGCAAGGCAGTTTAGTCCAAGTATCTTAAACATCTGCAGGGTGGTTACTAGAGTACTACGACCTTGACGAATGATATCAGTGGTAGGGCAGACAGAAGCATGTTTTGCAGTGAATGGTGATGCCATTGATGCGTCCCCAAGTTTGACAATTGGTGCCTGACCATCACCTCCTCCCTCATTAAGCTCATCCATGAGTTTCTTCAGCTTCTGCCGCTGCATCTCCGCAGGTGTAAGATGGCGATTACCAGCTTGGCTGCTGCTGGTAGCTTTACTTTTTGAAGCACCTTCACCATTTTCTGTAGCAGATTTAAGTTTCTTCAACTTGGCAGGTTTTGCAGTATCATTTTTAGATGATCCATCAGAAGACTTTTGCCCTTTAGGGGGAGGTATTGCATTAAGTAGAGCTACTCCCACATGTGCCTGAAAGAAGCAAATCCCACTAGTCTCACTTATCGGAAAAATGGTTATCACCCAAAAAGAATATTACAACACGGAAGAAGCATACTATGCAGTTAAGTAAAACTATAAAGCAGGCCAAACAGCAATGCATCAAAAAAGTGCAATAAACTGCATCTCCATCTCACAATACGCACAAAAAACGAACCCACTTAAGTTGGTACTTGAACATCTACAAATAACAAGCAAGGGACAGTAGTGAGGGGAAAGAGGGGTGTATAGGAAGGAGAGCTCAGAGCATAGATAGTTGCTCACACAAATTGCCACATCAGCACAAAGAAACTAACGGCAATACACTGATAAACTACATATGATCAACTAACGATTAATTATGTAACACAAGGCAGCTCACCTCTGCCAGATCCCTCCTACTACATGGGCAGAGGACTAGTCATTTTTCCAGATGTACTCGTGTCATACAAGTTCGACACTTGGTATGGGTACTCCATATAGAATTTTCAAAATACACAAACACTTGCTGAAAGGATTGGATGTACCCTAAGGATAATTACCCATGCCAGACAAAGCCCAAGCAACAAAAGACCACAAGACTATTTCCTTGCAATAAATCAAGGTGCTAAGGTAGCTTCCAATCAAAAGGCCTCAGAAAATTGAAGCAAGTTCTGCACCCATTTGACAAATAATTTGTTgaaataaaacaacataatacCTGCTTTAGAGCTCCAACATCATTAGTCCCATCACCACACATCAATGTCATTCTTCCCACGGACTTAAAAGTGGTTAATATAAGTTCTTTTTGCTCAGGGGCAACCCTTGCAAATACCtgggtaaaatgataaatttgtcAGGATATGAGTGaaagagtgtgtgtgtgtgtgtgtaggtgagagagagagagagagagagagagagaaggcAGGTTTTATCACATATTTCCAACCTTTACATAAGGAACAACTTTGGGGACAGCAGATGTCTGCTGCAACATCTCGATGCACTCGCCTCCAATACAGAGATCGTAAGCTTCTGATAAAGCTCCAACTTCATTTTCACTACAAATGTAACATAAGATTATGAAAGCTGAAAGAGAATATGATTGACTAATGTTTTGTTTATTGCACAAAATATCTCAGttaattcatcttatttttttaaagaatttggtACTATGCATAGACGAGTAGAAAATACAATTAGGTCACTTCTAATGTAAGCATGAATTAGCAATCTAGTAAAAATAGTAACTTGCATGTTATAAAATGGTTTACTCACAATACCAAACTGACCATGTACAAATCTTCACACTTTCAGCGTAATAAGTTAAAGCCATTTACATGAATAATATAACTTCCTTTAGCTAATTCTTCAATAAAaggaaaagcaaaaaaaaaaatgtttaagaTCAATGATGCAGATTCCCAATCTTGTTAGTACGACGACAACAAAGAACATAAAGCAATTGGGGACTGTTAAAGAGTAAAatcttcaataaaataaataataaggcGAACTGTTTATGAGCATAGTTCAATACTGCATTAAACATTCATTTTCTACCTGTAGCTGACTATATCGGTCTCATCAGGAGAAACCCAGGCATATTCTTCCTTGTTCTTAGCACGTCCCAGAATCAGCGCTGGTTTTGAGATAATATGGACTTGTTGAGCCACGTGGCAAGCTGTTAAAGCTTGATCACCAGTAATCATGACCTATTAAATCATGGTTATAGCTGAGTACTGGGAGCTTCAAAGTGATAAGACTTAGAAtaaattctctctttttttttagaatgtAAGTGGTAAtccaatatatatgtgatgtgttTTCACAATACTTCAAACCTTATTCAACGctgaaattttaaagaataacTCAATTGAAGATGGCACTCATAGGCTTTAACAAGTCAAATTAGGTGTCACTAATTAGTTAAGGACTTtttgagaaggaaaaaaaagtcCTTAACTAATTCGTTAAGGACTACTAACTAAAACAACATCACCAATTGTTCAGCACAGTACAAATAAGTAAGTGGCTGAGAACACAAGaaacaaggaaaagaaaaaaattagccAAACCAAACCTACCAAGTCATGAGATGATTGCTTTAATTCAGTCAAGACAGTGGCTGAGTCTCCTCTGATGGGGCAATTGAACACCTAATAAATCATCAAGAAGTAATACAAAACATGTCAAATAGGCTGCACAATATCCCTGGAACAAACATCAGATCATTATAGCACCAAAGGGAAAATGAGTTTTTACCGCAAAACCAGCAAAAGTAAGCCCACTTTCCACTACATCTCTCTCCAGGCTTCTGGCTTCACTAACCTTCACCAAGTTGAGCATGGAGAAAAGTTCAAAGAAATTGAAGTGTAAAAGAACAAAGAACGTAGAAAACAGGATACAAAGTGATAATCAAACAATTCAGAGTTAGAGAAACTTTTTGCTATGGAGGGGTTCTTACTGTCATATCTGGCAGAGACTTAAAAGCCAGAGCCAAAACACGTGATCCTTGACGGGTGTATTTTTTATAGGTTGGCACGTAGGATTGTGGCACATCAATGAGCCTTTCCTGTATTGTCTCCGGTGCACCCTGGAAATATTTTTAGTAGGAGAAATTGATTTAATTAGCAACTTGcattattaaatattaactGTACAACGGAAACCAATAAATGTTTTTTAgtgaaacaagttcatttgaacTTGCGGACTGAACTGGGGAATCATTCCCAAATGCACTTACTTTAGCTTTAAAATAAACAAGCCAACCAaacaaacacaaagaaaaagTTCCCAAGAAATAGAGTGGAAGAAAAAGTTGCCTAGAAATAAAGTAGCAGCACTGGCTTTATCTGCCTCCTCATGTGATGCAAAACAGTGAATCAAAAGCATGTCTTATAGTTATATGGACACACCGTAACACACAGCACTTCCAGATTAATCAAAGTGCTTCCACAATAAATAATTACTATCGTCAGAAAATACTTTTGCCACAAACACCAACTTTCTTTATCATTTGACAAGAACAAACATGAAATAGGTTTTACCATATCATGATGACAACTCCAAAGGGCATTCTTCTACAGTTGATTCCCTATAAAACTGCTCATATAGTGTACTAAGTTGCATTAAGCTTTACTTATACACTGTTTGGTCATCATTTTTGTTGCTAACCTAAACAATATTTTGTTAACGTACAAATAAATCTATGTATTATTACATGTGGGATAGAAGATGGAATACAAATACGAGAATTAGTAATATATGGATTAAagcaacaaaaatcaccaaaatgACTCTCAATCcctttaaaaaagataaacaaaaCACATATTTTAAACTATGCATTGTACAAGGAATGATACCCGCACTATGATTGATGCACTACACACACTACATTATCAATTCCTGCATTATAATCCCTATATTACAATCCTTGCATTATTAATCCATACATGACCTGTCTCTTTAGCAACTGACCCTTTTAGAATTATTTCAATGC comes from Solanum pennellii chromosome 1, SPENNV200 and encodes:
- the LOC107028598 gene encoding calcium and calcium/calmodulin-dependent serine/threonine-protein kinase-like; the protein is MGGLDVIRTSLRDEYEVTDILGRGGFSVVRRGKNRTTNEVVAIKTLRRYEPVPSEKKENNIKINKSSSGVVPGLICDTLLTNELLVMRKIVEDVSPHPNVIHLYDVCDDSFGVHLILELCSGGELFDRIVGQPRYNEARAAAVVRQIAKGLEALHGANIVHRDLKPENCLFLNKDENSPLKIMDFGLSSFEDFADPVVGLFGSIDYVSPEALSRDKITTKTDIWSLGVILYILLSGYPPFFAPSNRQKQQMILNGQFSFDEKTWKNISSSAKQLISNLLKVDPNMRPTAQQIVEDAWVRGELAKEEETDAEIVSRLQSFNARRKFRAAAMASVLSSSFSLRSKKLKKLVGSSYDLKPQELEKLSHIFKKICKNGENATLLEFEEVLKAMEMTSLVGLAERIFDLFDHNRDGTVDMREIIGGFSSLKYSQGDDALRLCFQLYDTDRSGCISKEEVASMLRALPEDCLPLDITEAGKLDEIFDLMDANSDGKVTFDEFKAAMQRDSSLQDVVLSSLRPN